In Bombus terrestris chromosome 6, iyBomTerr1.2, whole genome shotgun sequence, a single window of DNA contains:
- the LOC100651800 gene encoding death-associated protein kinase 1 isoform X1, with protein sequence MMPGTSRKLGTSNGGPEWDTLMEVHHEPIEKNYKLLEEIGKGQFAIVRKCMEIKTGEFYAAKIMRKRRVARGVAAEDIAREAGLLARLRHPNIVSLHKVVDTGTTVVLLLELISGGELFHWVPSGELEAAHVVRQVLMALSHLHSHQVAHLDIKPENILLSTPPPMPNIKLIDLGLSHRLVPGSEHRALFGTPEFVAPEIVNYEPLSLGTDLWAVGVLTYILLSGASPFLGEDKQETYANVAACQYQFDNEYFSTVSEIAKDFIQSLLIKDPKERGTAESCLKHPWILTESEASQGLGGAMISAVKRGCVEAVSQLLLQGAPLNVKDSKEDTLLHIACEAGDEGMVTFLIENGIDLDTPNKKGLTPLHVAARYGYINLVRHLCLAGCDVDKTNRGIRADVTAIKYGHPDIASLLDKLRNPIQRENYIKQLQPTHRPIDRLHIRLLGHCASGKSSLINSLKSGIFSFGFFRRSRSQNYTTKREPSIELDVTSKHGSLSFEYSDSEYEGTQGVEWSRGNVGGECIFWELCGREEFLPSYHYVLTFQQPVVHLITVSLREPLTIQLQQVKFWLRFISDRIASTNFGFGGKYNDVKVILVGTYAPEPLAPNTNSASLLASLLPFLREFALILGDEPQMVAVDATNPSSPGLKLLRSYLNNARMEFLEEGPEVAESILRRDTPRAAASYVPLANLDKQSALVWTGLAESWRSYMQSLEVFPVMLTQEEFLKEVRKINPLVSLEHCRHLGLQLQNLGECMLLPGNLVVLSPEWFWQDVINWQLSLEQRGRLGGRTTGVYALEDFQARCPCPAGQALQALQAVNLCVPCEVDDDEVEYEIPCLNLVERLPGLWEPWKSCSNVLPHSGLRLSPSEAPLYHLTAVFPHLQAQLRKITQTWDPSNSDLYQWWRGSKLCIGPCESIITFEEEEQSCIEIRVRGPRGTSAQCFALFSIILDAIETTIELVAPGMLLERHWLSPSQLREYDEVIHSWEPAPVISALIDKGLEEATLKNPLNGQEETIWEIVGCGLPLIESCLPGPKQPIKQIKSAVQRRLAQMLDPPDHHGRDWCLLAVRLGLGDRVAQLDSTVDSPTLRLLNTAGADCTVGSLIQQLRALDREDAAHLLLSYTPTYILSTAADSETGSNLSR encoded by the exons ATGATGCCAGGCACGTCTCGCAAATTGGGAACTTCGAACGGTG gcCCTGAGTGGGACACTTTAATGGAGGTTCACCATGAACCAATTGAAAAAAACTATAAGTTACTGGAAGAAATTGGAAA aGGACAATTTGCAATAGTACGGAAATGTATGGAAATAAAGACTGGAGAGTTTTATGCTGCCAAAATTATGAGAAAAAGACGAGTTGCCAGAGGCGTGGCAGCTGAAGACATTG cTCGAGAAGCAGGTTTATTAGCACGACTAAGACATCCAAATATTGTTTCATTGCACAAAGTTGTTGACACAGGCACAACAGTTGTTTTacttttagaattaatttcaggAGGAGAACTTTTTCATTGGGTACCATCTGGTGAATTAGAAGCTGCACATGtg GTTCGTCAAGTTTTAATGGCTCTTAGTCATTTACATTCTCATCAAGTTGCTCATTTAGATATCAAGCCTGAAAATATCCTGTTATCAACTCCACCACCAATgccaaatataaaattaatag ATCTAGGTCTTTCACATCGATTAGTACCTGGATCTGAACACAGAGCATTATTTGGTACACCTGAGTTTGTTGCTcctgaaattgtaaattatgaACCACTCAGTTTGGGAACTGATCTTTGGGCAGTTGGTGTTTTAACATATATTCTCTTAAGTGGTGCATCACCATTTCTAGGTGAAGATAAACAAGAAACTTATGCGAATGTTGCTGCTTGTCAATATCAGTTTGACAATGAATATTTCAGTACAGTATCTGAAATTGCCAAAGATTTCATACAATCCTTGTTGATCAAGGATCCAAA AGAAAGAGGAACCGCAGAATCGTGCCTTAAACATCCTTGGATCCTCACG GAATCAGAAGCCTCTCAAGGTCTTGGTGGAGCAATGATCAGTGCCGTTAAACGAGGCTGTGTTGAGGCTGTGTCTCAGTTACTATTGCAAGGAGCACCATTGAATGTGAAAGATTCT AAAGAAGATACGCTTTTACATATAGCTTGTGAAGCAGGGGATGAAGGAATGGTAACTTTTTTAATAGAGAATGGAATAGACTTGGATACACCGAACAAGAAAGGCTTAACACCACTACATGTGGCTGCTAGATATGGTTATATTAATCTTGTTAGACATTTGTGCCTTGCTGGTTGTGATGTTGATAAAACAAATCGTGGAATTAGAGCGGATGTGACAGCAATCAAATATGGACATCCAGATATTGCATCATTGTTGGATAAGCTTCGAAAT ccCATTCAacgtgaaaattatattaaacagTTACAACCAACACACAGACCAATAGATCGTTTACACATAAGACTCTTAGGACATTGTGCATCAGGAAAATCATCcttaataaattctttaaaatcgGGTATTTTTAGTTTTGGATTTTTTAGAAGATCAAGAAGTCAGAATTATACTACAAag AGAGAACCAAGTATTGAATTAGATGTAACTAGTAAGCACGGCTCACTTAGTTTTGAGTACAGTGACAGTGAATATGAAGGTACACAAGGAGTAGAATGGAGTCGCGGTAACGTAG gtGGTGAATGTATCTTTTGGGAGTTATGCGGTCGGGAAGAATTTTTACCATCTTATCACTATGTACTTACTTTTCAACAACCTGTTGTACACCTTATTACAGTTAGTCTTAGAGAACCACTCACTATACAACTTCAGCAAGTAAAATTTTGGCTACGATTTATTTCAGATCGTATTGCATCAACTAATTTTG GTTTTGGTGGCAAATATAATGATGTAAAAGTAATCTTAGTCGGTACTTATGCTCCAGAACCTCTTGCTCCAAATACAAATAGTGCAAGCCTTCTTGCCTCCCTTTTACCTTTTTTGAGAGAGTTCGCACTAATTTTGGGAGATGAACCCCAAATGGTCGCAGTGGATGCAACTAATCCTTCTAGCCCTGGTCTGAAACTTCTAAGATCATACTTGAATAATGCAAGGATGGAATTTTTAGAG GAAGGACCGGAAGTTGCAGAAAGTATTCTCCGACGTGACACGCCGCGGGCTGCGGCCTCGTACGTGCCCTTGGCGAATCTTGATAAACAG agtGCACTAGTGTGGACTGGTCTTGCTGAATCTTGGAGATCGTACATGCAATCATTAGAAGTATTTCCAGTTATGCTAACACAGGAGGAATTTTTGAAGGAAGTGAGAAAAATTAATCCATTAGTTTCCTTAGAGCACTGTAGACATCTTGGCTTACAATTACAG AATTTAGGAGAATGTATGCTTCTTCCTGGGAATTTAGTAGTTTTAAGTCCAGAATGGTTTTGGCAGGATGTAATAAATTGGCAATTAAGCCTAGAACAAAGAGGACGTCTTGGTGGTCGTACTACAGGGGTTTATGCTTTAGAAGATTTTCAGGCTCGTTGTCCTTGTCCTGCAGGACAAGCTTTACAAGCTTTACAGGCTGTAAATTTATGTGTGCCG tgTGAGGTGGATGATGATGAAGTAGAATATGAAATACCATGTTTAAATCTCGTCGAGCGTTTACCAGGATTATGGGAACCATGGAAATCTTGCTCCAATGTTTTACCTCATTCTGGTCTTCGCCTTTCTCCATCCGAAGCACCCTTATATCATTTGACTGCAGTATTTCCACATTTACAA gCACAATTGAGGAAAATTACACAAACATGGGATCCATCAAATTCAGATTTATATCAATGGTGGAGAGGATCAAAATTATGTATTGGTCCTTGTGAAAGTATTATTACtttcgaagaagaagaacagaGTTGTATAGAGATAAGAGTACGTGGACCGCGAGGTACCAGTGCTCAATGTTTCGCTCTTTTCAGCATTATTCTCGATGCTATTGAAACAACGATTGAATTAGTTGCTCCTGGCATGTTACTTGAAAGACATTGGTTAAGTCCTAGTCAACTTCGGGAATATGATGAA gtAATACATTCTTGGGAACCAGCACCAGTTATATCAGCTCTAATTGATAAAGGTCTTGAAGAAGCAACACTCAAAAATCCTTTAAATGGTCAAGAAGAAACTATATGGGAAATAGTAGGTTGTGGACTACCTTTAATAGAAAGTTGTCTTCCTGGACCAAAGCAACCAATAAAACAAATCAAGTCTGCTGTACAAAGAAGATTGGCGCAAATGCTCGATCCCCCTGATCATCATGGAAGAGATTGGTGTTTACTTGCTGTGAGACTAGGTTTGGGAGATCGAGTCGCGCAACTAGATAGTACAGTAGACAGTCCAACATTAAG aTTGCTTAACACAGCAGGTGCTGATTGCACCGTAGGATCTTTAATACAACAACTACGAGCTCTTGATCGGGAAGATGCTGCACATCTTCTGCTCTCTTATACACCGACATATATATTGTCAACAGCTGCTGATTCTGAAACAGGATCTAATCTTTCTAGATGA
- the LOC100651800 gene encoding death-associated protein kinase 1 isoform X2: MFCPEWDTLMEVHHEPIEKNYKLLEEIGKGQFAIVRKCMEIKTGEFYAAKIMRKRRVARGVAAEDIAREAGLLARLRHPNIVSLHKVVDTGTTVVLLLELISGGELFHWVPSGELEAAHVVRQVLMALSHLHSHQVAHLDIKPENILLSTPPPMPNIKLIDLGLSHRLVPGSEHRALFGTPEFVAPEIVNYEPLSLGTDLWAVGVLTYILLSGASPFLGEDKQETYANVAACQYQFDNEYFSTVSEIAKDFIQSLLIKDPKERGTAESCLKHPWILTESEASQGLGGAMISAVKRGCVEAVSQLLLQGAPLNVKDSKEDTLLHIACEAGDEGMVTFLIENGIDLDTPNKKGLTPLHVAARYGYINLVRHLCLAGCDVDKTNRGIRADVTAIKYGHPDIASLLDKLRNPIQRENYIKQLQPTHRPIDRLHIRLLGHCASGKSSLINSLKSGIFSFGFFRRSRSQNYTTKREPSIELDVTSKHGSLSFEYSDSEYEGTQGVEWSRGNVGGECIFWELCGREEFLPSYHYVLTFQQPVVHLITVSLREPLTIQLQQVKFWLRFISDRIASTNFGFGGKYNDVKVILVGTYAPEPLAPNTNSASLLASLLPFLREFALILGDEPQMVAVDATNPSSPGLKLLRSYLNNARMEFLEEGPEVAESILRRDTPRAAASYVPLANLDKQSALVWTGLAESWRSYMQSLEVFPVMLTQEEFLKEVRKINPLVSLEHCRHLGLQLQNLGECMLLPGNLVVLSPEWFWQDVINWQLSLEQRGRLGGRTTGVYALEDFQARCPCPAGQALQALQAVNLCVPCEVDDDEVEYEIPCLNLVERLPGLWEPWKSCSNVLPHSGLRLSPSEAPLYHLTAVFPHLQAQLRKITQTWDPSNSDLYQWWRGSKLCIGPCESIITFEEEEQSCIEIRVRGPRGTSAQCFALFSIILDAIETTIELVAPGMLLERHWLSPSQLREYDEVIHSWEPAPVISALIDKGLEEATLKNPLNGQEETIWEIVGCGLPLIESCLPGPKQPIKQIKSAVQRRLAQMLDPPDHHGRDWCLLAVRLGLGDRVAQLDSTVDSPTLRLLNTAGADCTVGSLIQQLRALDREDAAHLLLSYTPTYILSTAADSETGSNLSR, translated from the exons ATGTTCT gcCCTGAGTGGGACACTTTAATGGAGGTTCACCATGAACCAATTGAAAAAAACTATAAGTTACTGGAAGAAATTGGAAA aGGACAATTTGCAATAGTACGGAAATGTATGGAAATAAAGACTGGAGAGTTTTATGCTGCCAAAATTATGAGAAAAAGACGAGTTGCCAGAGGCGTGGCAGCTGAAGACATTG cTCGAGAAGCAGGTTTATTAGCACGACTAAGACATCCAAATATTGTTTCATTGCACAAAGTTGTTGACACAGGCACAACAGTTGTTTTacttttagaattaatttcaggAGGAGAACTTTTTCATTGGGTACCATCTGGTGAATTAGAAGCTGCACATGtg GTTCGTCAAGTTTTAATGGCTCTTAGTCATTTACATTCTCATCAAGTTGCTCATTTAGATATCAAGCCTGAAAATATCCTGTTATCAACTCCACCACCAATgccaaatataaaattaatag ATCTAGGTCTTTCACATCGATTAGTACCTGGATCTGAACACAGAGCATTATTTGGTACACCTGAGTTTGTTGCTcctgaaattgtaaattatgaACCACTCAGTTTGGGAACTGATCTTTGGGCAGTTGGTGTTTTAACATATATTCTCTTAAGTGGTGCATCACCATTTCTAGGTGAAGATAAACAAGAAACTTATGCGAATGTTGCTGCTTGTCAATATCAGTTTGACAATGAATATTTCAGTACAGTATCTGAAATTGCCAAAGATTTCATACAATCCTTGTTGATCAAGGATCCAAA AGAAAGAGGAACCGCAGAATCGTGCCTTAAACATCCTTGGATCCTCACG GAATCAGAAGCCTCTCAAGGTCTTGGTGGAGCAATGATCAGTGCCGTTAAACGAGGCTGTGTTGAGGCTGTGTCTCAGTTACTATTGCAAGGAGCACCATTGAATGTGAAAGATTCT AAAGAAGATACGCTTTTACATATAGCTTGTGAAGCAGGGGATGAAGGAATGGTAACTTTTTTAATAGAGAATGGAATAGACTTGGATACACCGAACAAGAAAGGCTTAACACCACTACATGTGGCTGCTAGATATGGTTATATTAATCTTGTTAGACATTTGTGCCTTGCTGGTTGTGATGTTGATAAAACAAATCGTGGAATTAGAGCGGATGTGACAGCAATCAAATATGGACATCCAGATATTGCATCATTGTTGGATAAGCTTCGAAAT ccCATTCAacgtgaaaattatattaaacagTTACAACCAACACACAGACCAATAGATCGTTTACACATAAGACTCTTAGGACATTGTGCATCAGGAAAATCATCcttaataaattctttaaaatcgGGTATTTTTAGTTTTGGATTTTTTAGAAGATCAAGAAGTCAGAATTATACTACAAag AGAGAACCAAGTATTGAATTAGATGTAACTAGTAAGCACGGCTCACTTAGTTTTGAGTACAGTGACAGTGAATATGAAGGTACACAAGGAGTAGAATGGAGTCGCGGTAACGTAG gtGGTGAATGTATCTTTTGGGAGTTATGCGGTCGGGAAGAATTTTTACCATCTTATCACTATGTACTTACTTTTCAACAACCTGTTGTACACCTTATTACAGTTAGTCTTAGAGAACCACTCACTATACAACTTCAGCAAGTAAAATTTTGGCTACGATTTATTTCAGATCGTATTGCATCAACTAATTTTG GTTTTGGTGGCAAATATAATGATGTAAAAGTAATCTTAGTCGGTACTTATGCTCCAGAACCTCTTGCTCCAAATACAAATAGTGCAAGCCTTCTTGCCTCCCTTTTACCTTTTTTGAGAGAGTTCGCACTAATTTTGGGAGATGAACCCCAAATGGTCGCAGTGGATGCAACTAATCCTTCTAGCCCTGGTCTGAAACTTCTAAGATCATACTTGAATAATGCAAGGATGGAATTTTTAGAG GAAGGACCGGAAGTTGCAGAAAGTATTCTCCGACGTGACACGCCGCGGGCTGCGGCCTCGTACGTGCCCTTGGCGAATCTTGATAAACAG agtGCACTAGTGTGGACTGGTCTTGCTGAATCTTGGAGATCGTACATGCAATCATTAGAAGTATTTCCAGTTATGCTAACACAGGAGGAATTTTTGAAGGAAGTGAGAAAAATTAATCCATTAGTTTCCTTAGAGCACTGTAGACATCTTGGCTTACAATTACAG AATTTAGGAGAATGTATGCTTCTTCCTGGGAATTTAGTAGTTTTAAGTCCAGAATGGTTTTGGCAGGATGTAATAAATTGGCAATTAAGCCTAGAACAAAGAGGACGTCTTGGTGGTCGTACTACAGGGGTTTATGCTTTAGAAGATTTTCAGGCTCGTTGTCCTTGTCCTGCAGGACAAGCTTTACAAGCTTTACAGGCTGTAAATTTATGTGTGCCG tgTGAGGTGGATGATGATGAAGTAGAATATGAAATACCATGTTTAAATCTCGTCGAGCGTTTACCAGGATTATGGGAACCATGGAAATCTTGCTCCAATGTTTTACCTCATTCTGGTCTTCGCCTTTCTCCATCCGAAGCACCCTTATATCATTTGACTGCAGTATTTCCACATTTACAA gCACAATTGAGGAAAATTACACAAACATGGGATCCATCAAATTCAGATTTATATCAATGGTGGAGAGGATCAAAATTATGTATTGGTCCTTGTGAAAGTATTATTACtttcgaagaagaagaacagaGTTGTATAGAGATAAGAGTACGTGGACCGCGAGGTACCAGTGCTCAATGTTTCGCTCTTTTCAGCATTATTCTCGATGCTATTGAAACAACGATTGAATTAGTTGCTCCTGGCATGTTACTTGAAAGACATTGGTTAAGTCCTAGTCAACTTCGGGAATATGATGAA gtAATACATTCTTGGGAACCAGCACCAGTTATATCAGCTCTAATTGATAAAGGTCTTGAAGAAGCAACACTCAAAAATCCTTTAAATGGTCAAGAAGAAACTATATGGGAAATAGTAGGTTGTGGACTACCTTTAATAGAAAGTTGTCTTCCTGGACCAAAGCAACCAATAAAACAAATCAAGTCTGCTGTACAAAGAAGATTGGCGCAAATGCTCGATCCCCCTGATCATCATGGAAGAGATTGGTGTTTACTTGCTGTGAGACTAGGTTTGGGAGATCGAGTCGCGCAACTAGATAGTACAGTAGACAGTCCAACATTAAG aTTGCTTAACACAGCAGGTGCTGATTGCACCGTAGGATCTTTAATACAACAACTACGAGCTCTTGATCGGGAAGATGCTGCACATCTTCTGCTCTCTTATACACCGACATATATATTGTCAACAGCTGCTGATTCTGAAACAGGATCTAATCTTTCTAGATGA
- the LOC100651800 gene encoding death-associated protein kinase 1 isoform X4 has product MMPGTSRKLGTSNGGPEWDTLMEVHHEPIEKNYKLLEEIGKGQFAIVRKCMEIKTGEFYAAKIMRKRRVARGVAAEDIAREAGLLARLRHPNIVSLHKVVDTGTTVVLLLELISGGELFHWVPSGELEAAHVVRQVLMALSHLHSHQVAHLDIKPENILLSTPPPMPNIKLIDLGLSHRLVPGSEHRALFGTPEFVAPEIVNYEPLSLGTDLWAVGVLTYILLSGASPFLGEDKQETYANVAACQYQFDNEYFSTVSEIAKDFIQSLLIKDPKERGTAESCLKHPWILTESEASQGLGGAMISAVKRGCVEAVSQLLLQGAPLNVKDSKEDTLLHIACEAGDEGMVTFLIENGIDLDTPNKKGLTPLHVAARYGYINLVRHLCLAGCDVDKTNRGIRADVTAIKYGHPDIASLLDKLRNPIQRENYIKQLQPTHRPIDRLHIRLLGHCASGKSSLINSLKSGIFSFGFFRRSRSQNYTTKREPSIELDVTSKHGSLSFEYSDSEYEGTQGVEWSRGNVGGECIFWELCGREEFLPSYHYVLTFQQPVVHLITVSLREPLTIQLQQVKFWLRFISDRIASTNFGFGGKYNDVKVILVGTYAPEPLAPNTNSASLLASLLPFLREFALILGDEPQMVAVDATNPSSPGLKLLRSYLNNARMEFLESALVWTGLAESWRSYMQSLEVFPVMLTQEEFLKEVRKINPLVSLEHCRHLGLQLQNLGECMLLPGNLVVLSPEWFWQDVINWQLSLEQRGRLGGRTTGVYALEDFQARCPCPAGQALQALQAVNLCVPCEVDDDEVEYEIPCLNLVERLPGLWEPWKSCSNVLPHSGLRLSPSEAPLYHLTAVFPHLQAQLRKITQTWDPSNSDLYQWWRGSKLCIGPCESIITFEEEEQSCIEIRVRGPRGTSAQCFALFSIILDAIETTIELVAPGMLLERHWLSPSQLREYDEVIHSWEPAPVISALIDKGLEEATLKNPLNGQEETIWEIVGCGLPLIESCLPGPKQPIKQIKSAVQRRLAQMLDPPDHHGRDWCLLAVRLGLGDRVAQLDSTVDSPTLRLLNTAGADCTVGSLIQQLRALDREDAAHLLLSYTPTYILSTAADSETGSNLSR; this is encoded by the exons ATGATGCCAGGCACGTCTCGCAAATTGGGAACTTCGAACGGTG gcCCTGAGTGGGACACTTTAATGGAGGTTCACCATGAACCAATTGAAAAAAACTATAAGTTACTGGAAGAAATTGGAAA aGGACAATTTGCAATAGTACGGAAATGTATGGAAATAAAGACTGGAGAGTTTTATGCTGCCAAAATTATGAGAAAAAGACGAGTTGCCAGAGGCGTGGCAGCTGAAGACATTG cTCGAGAAGCAGGTTTATTAGCACGACTAAGACATCCAAATATTGTTTCATTGCACAAAGTTGTTGACACAGGCACAACAGTTGTTTTacttttagaattaatttcaggAGGAGAACTTTTTCATTGGGTACCATCTGGTGAATTAGAAGCTGCACATGtg GTTCGTCAAGTTTTAATGGCTCTTAGTCATTTACATTCTCATCAAGTTGCTCATTTAGATATCAAGCCTGAAAATATCCTGTTATCAACTCCACCACCAATgccaaatataaaattaatag ATCTAGGTCTTTCACATCGATTAGTACCTGGATCTGAACACAGAGCATTATTTGGTACACCTGAGTTTGTTGCTcctgaaattgtaaattatgaACCACTCAGTTTGGGAACTGATCTTTGGGCAGTTGGTGTTTTAACATATATTCTCTTAAGTGGTGCATCACCATTTCTAGGTGAAGATAAACAAGAAACTTATGCGAATGTTGCTGCTTGTCAATATCAGTTTGACAATGAATATTTCAGTACAGTATCTGAAATTGCCAAAGATTTCATACAATCCTTGTTGATCAAGGATCCAAA AGAAAGAGGAACCGCAGAATCGTGCCTTAAACATCCTTGGATCCTCACG GAATCAGAAGCCTCTCAAGGTCTTGGTGGAGCAATGATCAGTGCCGTTAAACGAGGCTGTGTTGAGGCTGTGTCTCAGTTACTATTGCAAGGAGCACCATTGAATGTGAAAGATTCT AAAGAAGATACGCTTTTACATATAGCTTGTGAAGCAGGGGATGAAGGAATGGTAACTTTTTTAATAGAGAATGGAATAGACTTGGATACACCGAACAAGAAAGGCTTAACACCACTACATGTGGCTGCTAGATATGGTTATATTAATCTTGTTAGACATTTGTGCCTTGCTGGTTGTGATGTTGATAAAACAAATCGTGGAATTAGAGCGGATGTGACAGCAATCAAATATGGACATCCAGATATTGCATCATTGTTGGATAAGCTTCGAAAT ccCATTCAacgtgaaaattatattaaacagTTACAACCAACACACAGACCAATAGATCGTTTACACATAAGACTCTTAGGACATTGTGCATCAGGAAAATCATCcttaataaattctttaaaatcgGGTATTTTTAGTTTTGGATTTTTTAGAAGATCAAGAAGTCAGAATTATACTACAAag AGAGAACCAAGTATTGAATTAGATGTAACTAGTAAGCACGGCTCACTTAGTTTTGAGTACAGTGACAGTGAATATGAAGGTACACAAGGAGTAGAATGGAGTCGCGGTAACGTAG gtGGTGAATGTATCTTTTGGGAGTTATGCGGTCGGGAAGAATTTTTACCATCTTATCACTATGTACTTACTTTTCAACAACCTGTTGTACACCTTATTACAGTTAGTCTTAGAGAACCACTCACTATACAACTTCAGCAAGTAAAATTTTGGCTACGATTTATTTCAGATCGTATTGCATCAACTAATTTTG GTTTTGGTGGCAAATATAATGATGTAAAAGTAATCTTAGTCGGTACTTATGCTCCAGAACCTCTTGCTCCAAATACAAATAGTGCAAGCCTTCTTGCCTCCCTTTTACCTTTTTTGAGAGAGTTCGCACTAATTTTGGGAGATGAACCCCAAATGGTCGCAGTGGATGCAACTAATCCTTCTAGCCCTGGTCTGAAACTTCTAAGATCATACTTGAATAATGCAAGGATGGAATTTTTAGAG agtGCACTAGTGTGGACTGGTCTTGCTGAATCTTGGAGATCGTACATGCAATCATTAGAAGTATTTCCAGTTATGCTAACACAGGAGGAATTTTTGAAGGAAGTGAGAAAAATTAATCCATTAGTTTCCTTAGAGCACTGTAGACATCTTGGCTTACAATTACAG AATTTAGGAGAATGTATGCTTCTTCCTGGGAATTTAGTAGTTTTAAGTCCAGAATGGTTTTGGCAGGATGTAATAAATTGGCAATTAAGCCTAGAACAAAGAGGACGTCTTGGTGGTCGTACTACAGGGGTTTATGCTTTAGAAGATTTTCAGGCTCGTTGTCCTTGTCCTGCAGGACAAGCTTTACAAGCTTTACAGGCTGTAAATTTATGTGTGCCG tgTGAGGTGGATGATGATGAAGTAGAATATGAAATACCATGTTTAAATCTCGTCGAGCGTTTACCAGGATTATGGGAACCATGGAAATCTTGCTCCAATGTTTTACCTCATTCTGGTCTTCGCCTTTCTCCATCCGAAGCACCCTTATATCATTTGACTGCAGTATTTCCACATTTACAA gCACAATTGAGGAAAATTACACAAACATGGGATCCATCAAATTCAGATTTATATCAATGGTGGAGAGGATCAAAATTATGTATTGGTCCTTGTGAAAGTATTATTACtttcgaagaagaagaacagaGTTGTATAGAGATAAGAGTACGTGGACCGCGAGGTACCAGTGCTCAATGTTTCGCTCTTTTCAGCATTATTCTCGATGCTATTGAAACAACGATTGAATTAGTTGCTCCTGGCATGTTACTTGAAAGACATTGGTTAAGTCCTAGTCAACTTCGGGAATATGATGAA gtAATACATTCTTGGGAACCAGCACCAGTTATATCAGCTCTAATTGATAAAGGTCTTGAAGAAGCAACACTCAAAAATCCTTTAAATGGTCAAGAAGAAACTATATGGGAAATAGTAGGTTGTGGACTACCTTTAATAGAAAGTTGTCTTCCTGGACCAAAGCAACCAATAAAACAAATCAAGTCTGCTGTACAAAGAAGATTGGCGCAAATGCTCGATCCCCCTGATCATCATGGAAGAGATTGGTGTTTACTTGCTGTGAGACTAGGTTTGGGAGATCGAGTCGCGCAACTAGATAGTACAGTAGACAGTCCAACATTAAG aTTGCTTAACACAGCAGGTGCTGATTGCACCGTAGGATCTTTAATACAACAACTACGAGCTCTTGATCGGGAAGATGCTGCACATCTTCTGCTCTCTTATACACCGACATATATATTGTCAACAGCTGCTGATTCTGAAACAGGATCTAATCTTTCTAGATGA